A stretch of DNA from Cannabis sativa cultivar Pink pepper isolate KNU-18-1 chromosome X, ASM2916894v1, whole genome shotgun sequence:
TATTATAAAGTTAAGAATGTTAATCAAAACAAGTATATTACTTAAATGAGGGAGGATCAAGTGTGAATTTTAGAAATTTGCTTGTGATGAGCAGCTAATCCCCAGTTCAAAATCAGCTATTATTGTTTGAAATTGgtcatttatataaataattttcaccTGTTGTCACATAGCAGGAAGTCATTGAGCCAATAACGTTCATGGTTCCAAGTGCCACCATTTCTTTGTTTCCATCAAGTTGATAATCCTTCATGGAAGCAAATGTTCTTCCAATTGCTATAGCTTCCTAATATATAGACAACCCCAAAAAGAAGTTCACTTTCGATGGTTAGATTCATGTTGCTCCAAAGTCCAAAACAAATTCTTCAAAAATAGGTATATCAGCTTACCGTTAATGCTATAACACCGGCCACAACACCAATCTTAAAGCCTTTGACGAGATATTCCCCAGTGAAGTATATTTGATTCAAGGATGAAGGACTGATTCCTTTCTCTATATGTCTCACCTTCATATAATAAGTCAAACACGTCATAAAAAGTCAACGGCAACAAGTACTAAAAAACCATTCTTTATAGTATTAAATCTATtggttaaataattagcaataaGGAGGGAGAGAAATCATGTCAAATGCTTACTATTTCAACTCCTTGCTTTTCTGCATGGGTTATGTAAACAAAAAAAGTTGACAAAACAACTGATATCAATGGAGCTATTGCAGGCACCCAGAagagttttttgtttttctttcccTGTTCCCAACACAAGAgtgagttagaaaaaaaaaataagaaaacattGAGAGCTTATATCGCTTGAAGTAAATCATGGAAGTGATATTGTGATTCTTACGATGAATTTAGAAACTAGAAGAAAGGTTAAAAACACCCCTCCTATGACTATAGTCTGCCAATTCCACTGCGAATTTGGTACATATAAATCAGTAACTAGAAAACTATAGAATGATTTGTTATTGAAACTGCATAGTTTAGGGAATGTAAGGAGAGGTTTACCCCATGGTGAGCTGAGTCAACTACTGAATGCATCACTGAGATGATATCAGTTTCCTTTGTGAACTTTTTTATGCCAAGAAATCCCTTAAGCTGTTGGAGGGCAATTGTGATAGCAGCTCCACCCATAAAACCAACAATAGCAGCATGTGATAGGAAATCAATCAAGAAACCCAATctaatatcagatgaaaaagaAGACATGAAATCAGTGCATATTTTATCAGAGAATTAGCTGAAGATAGTAGCCATACCAGGCCTAAACACTTAGTTGAGAATTACCTCAAAATCCCAAGAGTTGCTTGGGTTATCCCAGCAAAAAAAGTAGCTGTAAATGCAAGTCTCAGATATTCAACCGGATGTGTAGTATGATCAACTTGATTCTGAAGCAGTGTACCAAGTAAGAGAGATACAACAGCCACTGGTCCTATGGCTATATCTCTTGAGCTTCCCATAAAAGCATAGATCAGTGGTGGAACAAAGCTGGAGTCTGCAGAGATTAAAACGGGGACAAGAAGAAGACTAAGCACAAAACTCAATGAAACAATCAAACCGAAAATAACCATAGATAAGTAGAAAGATAACATACACAATCCATATTGTGGAGCCAAATTTGCAAGTTTTGAGTACCCAATATCCTGTTTTCCAAGTCAATGGAATTGGTCAACATTGTGAATGACAGAATCTTTTAAGTATAAACCTCTCAAGAGAAGCAGAGAAGTAGCTGATAATGATGTACCTGAGGAATGCAGAGACTTGCAATAGTGAGTCCAGCAATAAGATCTCCCCTAAATTTTTTAAGACTATAATCTCTAGACCATTCAAAGATGGGGAAAACGGCCTGCACTCCAAGGATGAGCTTTTTAGACTTGGACTGATCCTTAAATGAACGTAAAGGGTCATCAGCAAAGAATGTCTCTTTGACAGTGTTTTTGAACTCCTTGAAGAGGTTTTGCTTGGAAGGAACTGAAACTCTGGGAATATATCGGTCACTCGGGGTGCTCCTTATCGTGTCCATCTCTTCTTTATTTTCAGCAGTTGAATGAACTGTTGAAGCCATCTCAGTATATATTTTACTTTGAATTCAGAACACTGATATGCAGAAATATAAATGGAGGGACAATTAGCATAGAAATAATACTTCGTTTACATCTAATTATGCATAGACAACTACCCTTTTGGCTCCAAGTTCAGAAGGGTTAATAATAGACCAACCACTTGAGCAAGTGGCTTTATAGTCGTCTTGTGACACTTAAGTCTTTAACTTTGTGTTCAGCAAAAAAAGTCTTTAACTATGTAAATGAAGTCCTAATTTACTGTAACTAATGAAATAACACCATATAGTCAAacagttgaaaaaaataaaataaaaaacagtgTGAAGTAAACTCAATGGAAAAAGTGTACAATGTTATTTAAAGCTTACAGAGTCATATAATCAAATACCTTAATGGAGCAGTAGAGAGAGTTATTGAATGCAGAACAGGATGTTGAGGAAGTTAGCCTTATATAAGCTGTTATGAAAGAATTTTAGTCAAACTTTACAACTGAAAACACAAGCACCAACAGCAGTGTATTgatgaatctggatctcttacATGTCACATACACACACAACTAGACAAAGTGAAGttactaataataaaataattgaacTTTAGAATCATAAAACAGCCAGACGCATGGACTattgctattattattattattaattttcaatggcTTATAATTGATGTAagcaataatctcatcaataccATAACTCTGGTGCTTAAGGATTATAATATTTAGTTTGAAATGGGTGTGTTGACTTGAAATCACAGATGGCAGAAGTAGAGAGCTAAGTCCActtcttttaaattatattttccaaatctttgtTCATTATATAGAACCAATGAACCAAAGTTTCatttttgagctttaatggggtttattatattaatgaattttttagtactaatttgaGGGATCACAATCAAGTAAGGTCCCACACTTTAGACATAAAACATCAAAATATGAAGATGTATTCTCTTAATGTAATCCATGCTCCAATTTTCTTTTCAACTAAAGCTTAAGAATATAATATGATACGAGAAGGTCCACAAAGCAAGTTAACAAAACGACTAAACAAAGTATTAGAGTGAACCATTGACCATTTCAActcaagcaaaaaaaaaaacaataacctTGTAACAGACGCTTAGATATAGACATATAGCGTAAGCATCACctttatatttttcttcttcCACGCTCAAATAGTTATTGGTATTCGACTCTTGATTGGgacattaaagaaaataaaagggcATCCATCCATATCCAATCATAACAAGCATTAGTTTCATTGAAAATATGCTGTTATTCTTGAAAAggattaaatagaaaaatcatTACTGTAATCTAAAACTGGACATTGTTTTCAAGAATCGCCAAAAGGGTGCATGCGTTTATGAGATGTTGTTCGTTCCCTTTTGGAATGCCTAAAGAGACAACTTGACCAAATCCAATCAAACTCATACAGATTATATATTATTCTgtgaagataattttttttctatctaatgTAACATTGATCCCCCTACTCATATCATAGGCTATTGCCAATGGCATCTAATAAAACAGTTCTCCCTACATGCATtgccaaataataataatcatgacTCAAAATCCATAATTGGTCATTTCAATAtgcataaaaaaatatgaagaatAAAGTCCAAAACAGAGTCTTACTCACCTCATTCATTCATGTGCTTCTAACGAAAACCATCGATAGTGGGAGAAAAAgggcacttttttttttaatcagaaaagaaataatattatatatgtatataaatatctatatgtacatatttgtacatacaaaaaggaaaaagtaaataaagaagaagaagaagaagaatttgTATAtgtaagagaaagaaaagaaagaaaaagaaacaatattttatatacGTGTCATTGTGAAAAGGCAGAAGTGGGAATCAGTAGTAGCCACCTTCCGTTTTCCTCTTCCCACAGCACACTTAATGGTCCTCCTCGTATTTTAGGAGTAACTCAACTTAATGTATTATTATTGTATGTAGTACATGTTTCTGTCCAAGTTCAATATCTACTCAAACTGCTTCCTTGTTCATCACTTTGGTtcataatctaatttaattaaccgtTAACCTAAATTTTTGGGTATTCTAAGATTCATAAcatttaactttttctttttaacttaaTGAAAAAGTCTCGACAAAAAAAAGAATAGGagattgttttttattattattaatagctGGGAAATATTAAGTGTGGGGACTTTGATGATCCACGTGTTGAATGAAAAAGTCAAGGGTGGGGAGTGTTTTTTTCAGAGGTGTGGACCCCACAAATTTTGAATAAGGACGTTTTTAGGGTCATATTCAATAATCAGCTCCCGCCTAAGCTGTATTCTTTTCAAACTGGTTGACCGACTACAAagatttacatatttatttatttattttacaatattaataaaaatctaataataaatagaaactgCTAATTTGGCTATAACATTAAGattcatatttttaatttaattattataatgttTTGTATAGATAGAAGTTAAAACAACAGTAATTACCTGCATTAAGGCTATCTTTAATTAAAGATCTATTGTAATAAatgattcaaaatataaatataaatgttatatttgatataatatttgttattataatcgagtgtataatataattttaagatGTAAATTAGGACAAAAAGTAAAGGAGCCAGCAAAGGAGCTGTATTTGAGAGATGAAgaaatttgtttttgtttttattattatttttttttttaaatattgttttttggtacaatatatatatataagcagTAGAGTCTCTAtctaagaatattttatttaagaataatctctaatttgttataaagaATACAagtcttaatttgatcaaattataaataagaataacctttaataatttatttataagaataattacatcttattaataaatatagacatatattttataaatttatttacgtagaattaataattttattctaaattatagtatatgtataaatattatatttacttaaaaataattttattataatatagtattaatgattgtATAATGTTATTGTTgttatattgatattttttagtgttttattttttttttctagtgtaactctatttactGTTACAAAGGTATGATACCCAAAAATctcattacaaaaaattaacaaagtccAGTCAAATCTGGCTTATTCATCTTCCTAATGGCTATATTGAGAATTCTAGTTTGAAAATCTCTTTCATTCAACTCCACACTAGAATACACATTATAAGATTTTCTTTCATAGATACAAGCTTTTTtatttgggaaatttgaatttctatgcttacattaaggaataattttttccctaaacttAAAATGGGGAATATTGGTAAAATGGGATAACATTTTCTTAATTCCCACAATACCCCCCCATTTGAAACcatcaactctctctctctttcgcctctctttctttctttctctctttctctcggtGCCGCACCCACACACCCACGGCAGACCACCCACGGCAGACCACCCACGCCGTCGACACTCAAACCATTTCACCGCCCCCACCTTCAAATGCACCACCACGGCTCACCTCCACCACCCACCCACTGTATCGCCCCTCTcactctcttcgtctctctctctctctctcgaacaggaaaaaaaaaaaaaacatatggttcgatggtcggaccacatggtccgatggggtccgaccaatcggaccatatttttttttttttttttaaggaaaacgAAGAGAGATGgacatggtccgatggtcggaccacatagtccgatgggtccgattggtcggaccccatcggaccatgtggtccgaccatcggaccatatgttttttttttttttttttcggtccgagagagagagagagacaaagtagatagagggggtatttttggagttttgaaaaaagagtcatatttttcataatgtaaaatgtattggttcaaaaacgaaattttgaaaatgtttaagtatagaaaatcaaatttcacaAATTATAATATGTAGCAACAACTACAGCAAAAATAACATTAGAAAGGAAACAACTATTTTTTATCACAATCTAAGTTAGCCAACTTTAAAACTGAAGAGACAAAGTACACCCAAGCGGCCAACCATGAACACCCTGCACAACTTTTTGAGAAAAATTGCACCCAAAGAATAAATGAGAATGACTCTCAAGAACTTGCTCACAAAAAGGACATAAAATTTAATCTGAATGGATATTGAAAGTCATCAACTTGTCTCTAATTAACAAATGGACATTCACTGCTTGTCACAGAATGAACCAGTGTTTAGGTTTAGTGTAAGTCACATGTTCATAATGAAGAAGACTCTAATAAAGCTTACTAGCCTTGAACTTTGCCATTACTGCTTTGGAAATATCATTAAAATTTCTCCAATATCAACTAACATCagctttcaaaaaataagaccAAGCTATACAATATTGTTTTTAGTTGCACTAAATTTCAACAATTCATGGGTCAGGTTGGGATTTGGAGATCATTGCTGACCTGTTTGAGGCAAGGGATCAGTCCCTCATCCGTGGTATCCCTCTGTCCAATACTGCTGCATATGACCAACTGTTTTGGTCTTTCGAAAATTCAGGTGTGTATTCTGTAAAGTCAGCCTATAATTTCCTGCAGAATTAAAAAAGTAACTGGTTTGATGAAGAGATTGATGCGTTCTGGAGtaaactatggaagctgaaacTTCCTTCAAAGGTTAGTAATTTGTTATGGCGTGCGTGTACACAGTGTCTTCCTACGTTGGTTCAACTCAAAACTAAGAGAGTAGATGTTAATTTACTTTGTCCCATCTATATGGAAGAAGAGGAGAGTGTTTTGCACTGTTTGGTGACTTGCCGTGTTGTCAAACTGTGTTGGAATCGGGTTGGTATCGGGACGGTGGTGACTCCTGGATCTGGTTTTTTGGACTGGTGCTGGGGTGTGTTTCAGCATGCTACCTCGGATCAATTGTGCTTAATGGCTACTATTTGTTGGGCTGTTTGGGGAGCCCGAAATGACCTGGTTTGGAATGGAAAAGCTGTTCATCCCGATAACGTTGTTGAGTTTGCAAAAAAGTATCTTGATCAATGGAAAAATGCTCGTCAGTCGGATTCCGATACATCTTACTCTACTTTCCAAGCAGGAGATGGAAATGAGCATTGGTGTCCTCCACATAGTGATAGCATCAAGATTAATGTAGACGCGGCATTGTTTGAAAGGAATCGATCATATGGCTTTGGTCTTGTCGCTAGGGACTCAAACGGTTTGCTTATAGAGGGACACACGGCTCTGGTTTATGGTGCAGTGGAACTAGTCCTAGCGGAGGTGTTGGGAATTAAGGAGGCTCTTAGTTGGATCAAAGAAGCGAAGTGGCAAAATGTCACTCTTGAATCAGATTGTCTTTGTGCGGTTCAGGCCATCCGAAGTTCCTTAGACATGATTTCTACTTTTGGTTTGATTGTAAAAGACTGTGAAAGCTTGCTTGCTTCTCTTACAAATGTTTCTATttcttttgttaaacgatctgctaatTTAGTGGCCCATAACTTTGCTAAGGCTGCTATTTTATTTCCTGATCGTCGTTTCAGTTTGGAGCATGTTCCAACTGATTTGTTACCTTGTTTAGTAGCAGAAGTTTATGGCTAATAAAGATTTTCgactattcaaaaaaaatatatataattttaattgataaatacttttttttatatataattaaagtaCCAAATATAATCTTATATAATTTATCAAAATTAGAGTTTCTAATGCACATAATGAGAATATGACCTATAAAATTGGGTATAAATTAAAGAGTAGTAAAATAAaggtaaaatttaaaataagaaataaagtGTGTATAGAGTATAATTTTCTCACAGTCATGGCCTTTCCTTGAGGAAATtagattctatatcttttttatattgtttttttattttttttttatttttacctacttttaaaagtttattatttttacctctttttttaaacattgtatcAATTTTTCCCTATCATTgggtacaatatatataaaaagagatatattttaattaaataaaaattagaaataaatttagttaattgattaataaaaaaaaacattttttaaCTTACCCCATTTCCTTGGGCTTGTTGGGCTTCTGCAAAATTTGTTGGACTTGACCCAATCTTCTTGTCAGATGTGAGAGTCGTATCAAACCATTTTTATTAGGGAAAGTTACTTTGTTTAgggataattatataaaataaaattatagttttacttttaatatttcttttatatttttaccatttttataaaaacaagaaaataataagaaaattatatgaaattaacaggaaaataatatctaaacaatatgaaactaacaacaaaaaataacatacagataataaaaaataaacaaaaaattaacaagaatacaataaaaaaaatattttctataaataaaattataaaattataaaaaatatttaaattttcgtacaacttaatttttgtaattttttttttgtgtatttgtaaaataatctctctctctctcttttttttttttttttataactttacgtttaattttttttataatgcaacacaaaaacaataaaaaaaattcatcaaaaacaatatcaataataataatatataaataacaaaaaaataattgtaaaataacataagtataaatataaaaaatctttaaaaataactgtaaaaatatttaaaattccatacaatcatatttttataatctttttgttatttttgtatttttttcagaaaatcctttttcattatttcaatAAATTAACAGGTATATCTCTTATATTGTTCAATTAATCAtagtattataaattatatacaatataatatctgatgttttataaatttttaacaaaaatatttattcaCCAATAGTAATAAGTGGAcgatgatatatttttttaggagGTATTAGTAATTTTAAGATTTCCCGGTGATTTTAATGAAACTTATTTCATTGCAAGAACTATTGGAATCCTTATTTTTGTCGCTTTTCAATGTGTTAAATTAACTCACGTTACTAACTTCCTTTCTAGCAATTCCTTTAGTTAATCATAACAACgacatgttatattattttagttaggagtgtttaacaaaatttataaatcGTCCAACTcgaataaataatttgtaaattgGTCTGACTCGTAATTCACTTCTGACTCCGTGTTCGATAGCCCGACTGCAGTAATATTAATTGTAGTTACATTTATAAGTAGCTTGGTACATCTTTATTCTATTTCATATATGTCCGAGGATCCGCATAGCCCCCTTGTTAAGTAATGGGTTTTTAAGGAGGCCGCCAGCTTACAGGCCAGGCGTCTCTCTGACTTGATAACTAGTATTATCTTCCCGCCCAACTCTATCAGCATGCCCTttcttttgaaatacttaataAGGTCTCTCATGGCCCAACCCGAAATATTTAAATGAAAATCCAAACcgcttaataaatatattgggtagtttacaaattattttaaaccGTCTAATTAATCCGAATAAACCGAATTaaactaatttatatattttttaataaaactgtatatattatattacataaattatatttattagttaaattattttatatttaaagtttggatgttttagtt
This window harbors:
- the LOC115702049 gene encoding sulfate transporter 1.3, with amino-acid sequence MASTVHSTAENKEEMDTIRSTPSDRYIPRVSVPSKQNLFKEFKNTVKETFFADDPLRSFKDQSKSKKLILGVQAVFPIFEWSRDYSLKKFRGDLIAGLTIASLCIPQDIGYSKLANLAPQYGLYSSFVPPLIYAFMGSSRDIAIGPVAVVSLLLGTLLQNQVDHTTHPVEYLRLAFTATFFAGITQATLGILRLGFLIDFLSHAAIVGFMGGAAITIALQQLKGFLGIKKFTKETDIISVMHSVVDSAHHGWNWQTIVIGGVFLTFLLVSKFIGKKNKKLFWVPAIAPLISVVLSTFFVYITHAEKQGVEIVRHIEKGISPSSLNQIYFTGEYLVKGFKIGVVAGVIALTEAIAIGRTFASMKDYQLDGNKEMVALGTMNVIGSMTSCYVTTGSFSRSAVNYMAGCHTAVSNIVMSSVVFLTLMFITPLFKYTPNAILAAIIISAVLNLIDFQAAILIWKIDKFDFVACMGAFFGVVFKSVEIGLLIAVVISFAKILLQVTRPRTATLGKIPRTTVYRNIQQYPEATKVPGALIVRVDSAIYFSNSNYVRERILRWLNDEEELVKAADLPAIHFLIVEMSPVTDIDTSGIHALEELYRSLQKRDIQLVLANPGPVVIDKLHASKFTTLIGEDRIFLTVADAVAACSPKLLEEV
- the LOC115702070 gene encoding uncharacterized protein LOC115702070 — encoded protein: MEEEESVLHCLVTCRVVKLCWNRVGIGTVVTPGSGFLDWCWGVFQHATSDQLCLMATICWAVWGARNDLVWNGKAVHPDNVVEFAKKYLDQWKNARQSDSDTSYSTFQAGDGNEHWCPPHSDSIKINVDAALFERNRSYGFGLVARDSNGLLIEGHTALVYGAVELVLAEVLGIKEALSWIKEAKWQNVTLESDCLCAVQAIRSSLDMISTFGLIVKDCESLLASLTNVSISFVKRSANLVAHNFAKAAILFPDRRFSLEHVPTDLLPCLVAEVYG